Proteins encoded together in one Variovorax paradoxus window:
- a CDS encoding SDR family oxidoreductase, with protein MKTSFDFSAKRALVTGASSGIGRAVAVRLAQSGASVTAVGRNASALDALHTEAGCTPLVIDIEDAAALERELAALPAFDLVVNCAGIALLESAFDFQPESFDTVMAVNARAAALVASRCGKAMVSAGVRGSIVNVSSQASLVALDAHLCYCASKAAMDAITRSLCLELGPHGIRVNSVNPTVTLTPMAEQAWADPAKSAAALRNIPLGRFAQVDEVVAPVLFLLSDGASMISGAALPVDGGYTIV; from the coding sequence ATGAAAACCTCCTTCGACTTCTCCGCCAAACGCGCCCTCGTCACCGGCGCCAGCAGCGGCATCGGCCGCGCAGTAGCAGTACGGCTCGCACAATCAGGCGCATCGGTCACGGCCGTGGGCCGCAACGCCTCGGCACTCGATGCCCTGCACACAGAAGCCGGTTGCACCCCACTGGTGATCGACATCGAAGATGCGGCCGCCCTGGAACGAGAACTCGCAGCGTTGCCAGCCTTCGATCTCGTGGTGAACTGCGCCGGTATCGCATTGCTCGAATCGGCGTTCGACTTCCAGCCCGAGAGTTTCGACACCGTGATGGCCGTCAACGCGCGCGCCGCGGCGCTGGTGGCCTCGCGCTGCGGCAAGGCGATGGTCTCGGCCGGCGTGCGCGGCAGCATCGTCAATGTGTCGAGCCAGGCTTCGCTGGTCGCGCTCGATGCGCACCTTTGCTATTGCGCGTCGAAGGCCGCCATGGATGCGATCACGCGTTCGCTGTGCCTTGAGCTTGGGCCGCACGGCATTCGCGTGAACAGCGTGAACCCGACCGTCACGCTCACGCCCATGGCCGAGCAGGCCTGGGCCGATCCCGCAAAGAGTGCGGCTGCGCTCAGGAACATTCCGCTCGGGCGGTTTGCGCAGGTCGATGAAGTGGTGGCGCCCGTCTTGTTTCTGCTCTCCGACGGCGCA
- a CDS encoding sugar ABC transporter ATP-binding protein — MTSSAEEMLRLEGVSKRFPGVKALSGIDLSIRKGEVHALLGENGAGKSTLMKILGGIYQADEGRIFIDGRERQFAGYGDAIAAGVGIIFQEFSLIPYLNAVENIFLGRYLKNRFGLLDRAAMKRSAQSIFEELGVQIDLDVPICRLSVAQQQFVEIGKALSLKARLLVLDEPTATLTPNEAGHLFKIMRELRAKGVAMIFISHHLDEIFEVCDRISVLRDGANAGHADVGATDVNALVEMMVGRKIEHNFPPKPQPAPRRRKVLEVPEIQLAKGGPVNSFDLHEGEILGFAGLVGSGRTELALGMMGADRVHRKTVLRNGKPVHLNDPTQALENGIGLLPESRKVEGLITDFTIRFNISMNNLGKHKSAGLVSQKSEKQSAAELSKRVGVKAPSVETRVATLSGGNQQKVVIARWLDHDCEVLIFDEPTRGIDVGAKAEIYSLMRDLTQQGKAIIMISSELPEIVGMCDRVAVFSGGSIVATLEGDSINSGDIMRHATTGGLQ, encoded by the coding sequence ATGACCTCCTCCGCAGAAGAGATGCTCCGGCTGGAAGGCGTGTCCAAGCGCTTTCCGGGCGTGAAGGCGCTCTCGGGCATCGACCTGTCGATCCGCAAGGGCGAGGTGCACGCGCTGCTCGGCGAGAACGGTGCGGGCAAGTCGACGCTGATGAAGATTCTCGGCGGCATCTACCAGGCCGACGAGGGCCGCATCTTCATCGACGGCCGCGAGCGGCAGTTCGCGGGCTACGGCGATGCGATCGCGGCGGGCGTGGGCATCATCTTCCAGGAGTTCAGCCTCATTCCGTACCTGAACGCGGTGGAGAACATTTTTCTCGGCCGCTATCTGAAGAATCGGTTCGGGCTGCTCGACAGGGCCGCCATGAAGCGCTCCGCACAGTCGATCTTCGAGGAGCTGGGCGTGCAGATCGACCTCGACGTGCCGATCTGCCGGCTCTCGGTGGCGCAGCAGCAGTTCGTGGAAATCGGCAAGGCGCTGTCGCTGAAGGCGCGGCTGCTGGTGCTCGACGAACCCACCGCCACGCTCACACCCAACGAGGCCGGCCACCTATTCAAGATCATGCGGGAGCTGCGCGCCAAGGGCGTGGCGATGATCTTCATCTCGCACCATCTGGACGAAATCTTCGAGGTGTGCGACCGCATCAGCGTGCTGCGCGACGGCGCGAATGCCGGGCACGCGGACGTGGGCGCGACCGACGTGAACGCGCTGGTCGAGATGATGGTCGGCCGCAAGATCGAGCACAACTTTCCGCCCAAGCCACAGCCCGCGCCGCGCAGGCGCAAGGTGCTCGAAGTGCCGGAGATCCAGCTTGCCAAGGGCGGGCCGGTGAACAGCTTCGATTTGCACGAAGGCGAAATTCTTGGCTTTGCAGGGCTCGTAGGCTCGGGCCGCACCGAACTGGCGCTGGGAATGATGGGCGCTGACCGCGTGCACCGCAAGACGGTGCTGCGCAACGGCAAGCCGGTGCACCTGAACGATCCGACGCAGGCGTTGGAGAACGGCATCGGCCTGCTGCCCGAGAGCCGAAAAGTCGAGGGGCTGATCACCGACTTCACGATTCGCTTCAACATTTCGATGAACAACCTGGGCAAGCACAAGAGCGCCGGGCTCGTGAGCCAGAAGTCGGAGAAGCAGTCGGCCGCCGAGCTCTCGAAGCGTGTGGGTGTGAAGGCTCCTAGCGTCGAGACGCGCGTGGCGACGCTCTCGGGCGGCAATCAGCAGAAGGTGGTGATTGCGCGCTGGCTCGACCACGACTGCGAAGTGCTGATCTTCGACGAGCCCACGCGCGGCATCGACGTGGGCGCCAAGGCGGAGATCTACAGCCTGATGCGCGACCTTACGCAGCAGGGCAAGGCCATCATCATGATTTCGAGCGAGCTGCCCGAGATCGTGGGCATGTGCGACCGCGTCGCTGTTTTTTCAGGCGGGTCCATCGTGGCCACGCTCGAGGGCGACTCCATCAACTCCGGCGACATCATGCGCCACGCAACGACAGGAGGCCTGCAATGA
- a CDS encoding alcohol dehydrogenase catalytic domain-containing protein: MSYQKLQPGASGAIGKLAAMQAVVCHGPKDYRLETVEVPAIGPNELLISIAACGICASDCKCHSGAKMFWGGDGQPSWVKAPVVPGHEFFGYVEALGEGAAEHFGVEKGDRVIAEQIVPCDKCRFCTSGKYWMCEVHNIFGFQRVVADGGMADYMRLPPTSRVHKIPDGISLEDAAIIEPLSCAIHTVNRGDIQLDDVVVIAGAGPLGLMMVQAAALKTPKKLIVIDLVPERLALAKQFGADVTINPKTENADAIVKGLTEGYGCDVYIETTGAPIGVTQGLDMIRKLGRFVEFSVFGSETSADWSIIGDRKELDVRGAHLGPYCYPIAIDLLARGLVTSKGIVTHDFPLTEWERAFKLANSLDSIKVLLKPQPRS, translated from the coding sequence ATGTCGTACCAAAAACTCCAGCCCGGCGCATCGGGCGCGATCGGAAAGCTCGCCGCCATGCAGGCCGTCGTCTGCCACGGCCCGAAGGACTACCGGCTCGAAACCGTCGAGGTGCCCGCCATCGGCCCGAACGAGCTGCTGATCTCCATCGCAGCCTGCGGTATCTGCGCCTCCGATTGCAAATGCCATTCGGGCGCAAAGATGTTCTGGGGCGGCGATGGGCAGCCCTCGTGGGTCAAGGCACCCGTGGTTCCGGGCCATGAATTCTTCGGCTACGTGGAGGCACTCGGCGAAGGCGCGGCCGAGCACTTCGGCGTCGAGAAGGGCGACCGCGTGATCGCCGAGCAGATCGTGCCCTGCGACAAATGCCGCTTCTGCACATCGGGCAAATACTGGATGTGCGAAGTGCACAACATCTTCGGCTTCCAGCGCGTCGTGGCCGACGGCGGCATGGCCGACTACATGCGCCTGCCGCCGACCTCGCGCGTGCACAAGATTCCCGACGGCATTTCGCTGGAAGACGCAGCCATCATCGAGCCGCTCTCGTGCGCGATCCACACGGTGAACCGCGGCGACATCCAGCTCGACGACGTGGTGGTGATCGCGGGTGCCGGCCCGCTCGGGCTGATGATGGTGCAGGCGGCGGCGCTCAAGACGCCGAAGAAGCTGATCGTGATCGACCTCGTGCCCGAGCGGCTCGCGCTCGCGAAGCAGTTCGGCGCCGACGTGACGATCAACCCGAAGACCGAGAACGCCGATGCGATCGTCAAGGGCCTGACCGAGGGCTACGGCTGCGACGTGTACATCGAGACCACGGGCGCGCCCATCGGCGTGACGCAGGGGCTGGACATGATCCGCAAGCTCGGCCGTTTTGTCGAGTTCAGCGTGTTCGGCTCGGAGACGAGCGCCGACTGGTCGATCATCGGCGACCGCAAGGAGCTCGACGTGCGCGGCGCGCACCTGGGGCCCTACTGCTACCCGATTGCCATCGACCTGCTGGCGCGCGGGCTCGTCACCTCGAAGGGCATCGTGACGCACGACTTTCCGTTGACCGAGTGGGAGCGCGCCTTCAAACTGGCCAACTCCCTCGATTCGATCAAGGTGCTGCTCAAGCCGCAGCCCAGGTCCTGA
- a CDS encoding TetR/AcrR family transcriptional regulator has translation MAKKAPRRTAQRILEAALELFNRFGEPNVSTTLVAGELNISPGNLYYHYPAKEELINKLYESYEAELNELLHASEGVHDVEDAWFFMHSLFELIWRYRFLYRDLNDLLSKNRHLETQFQLVLKNKARAIRVLIAGLSRAGHLDIDAHEVDTLAQSMVVVLTYWLSYEYVRNPREALEPAHAQGALMRGGQHTLHLLAPYLGRDQRRHLLTLSNAYSGEDPASDAPSVAPIDLAA, from the coding sequence ATGGCCAAGAAGGCGCCACGCCGCACAGCGCAACGCATCCTCGAAGCCGCACTGGAGCTGTTCAACCGCTTCGGGGAGCCGAACGTCTCCACCACGCTGGTGGCGGGCGAGCTCAACATCAGTCCCGGCAATCTCTACTACCACTACCCCGCCAAGGAAGAGCTGATCAACAAGCTCTACGAAAGCTACGAGGCCGAGCTCAACGAGCTCCTGCATGCCAGCGAAGGCGTGCACGATGTGGAAGACGCATGGTTCTTCATGCACAGCCTGTTCGAGCTGATCTGGCGCTACCGCTTCCTGTACCGCGACCTGAACGACCTGCTCAGCAAGAACCGGCATCTCGAAACGCAATTCCAGCTGGTGCTGAAAAACAAGGCGCGCGCCATCCGCGTGCTCATCGCGGGGCTGAGCCGGGCCGGGCACCTCGACATCGACGCCCACGAGGTCGACACGCTGGCGCAGAGCATGGTGGTGGTGCTGACCTACTGGCTGAGCTACGAATACGTGCGCAACCCGCGCGAGGCGCTCGAACCCGCGCATGCGCAGGGTGCGCTGATGCGTGGCGGGCAGCACACGCTGCACCTGCTCGCACCCTACCTCGGACGCGACCAGCGGAGGCATTTGCTGACACTCAGCAACGCCTACAGCGGCGAAGATCCGGCAAGCGACGCGCCGTCGGTTGCCCCCATCGATCTGGCGGCCTAG
- a CDS encoding AraC family transcriptional regulator, producing the protein MQPDLEIVEVRGDESFTAWAHGYPYRTVRWHFHPEYEIQLIVETRGVYFVGDHVGHFEPGNLVLMGPDLPHNWISDVPAGQSVERRGIVIQFPAGLVDRMAATFPEFARIGPLLAEAGSGLLFSAETAVTAKPIMEALLEARGLRRVILLLSLLELLEGSNDRQRLASPAFKPDPKAFMSHAINNVLAHIAANLGDDLREPMLAELVGQSPSAFSRSFRKHTGQSFVRYVNRLRISRACELLTSSEKPVLDVCMDVGFNNVSNFNRQFLLHKRMPPTKFRSFHRMQAAASRAANPP; encoded by the coding sequence ATGCAACCCGATCTGGAAATCGTCGAAGTCCGCGGAGATGAATCGTTCACCGCCTGGGCCCACGGCTATCCGTATCGCACGGTGCGCTGGCATTTCCATCCCGAGTACGAAATCCAGCTGATCGTGGAAACGCGCGGCGTGTACTTCGTGGGCGACCACGTCGGCCACTTCGAGCCGGGCAACCTGGTGCTGATGGGCCCCGACCTGCCGCACAACTGGATCAGCGACGTGCCCGCGGGCCAGAGCGTCGAGCGGCGCGGCATCGTGATCCAGTTTCCGGCCGGGCTGGTCGACCGGATGGCGGCCACCTTTCCGGAGTTCGCCCGCATCGGCCCGCTGCTGGCCGAGGCCGGCTCGGGCCTTCTCTTCTCGGCGGAAACAGCCGTCACGGCCAAGCCGATCATGGAAGCGCTGCTCGAAGCACGCGGACTGCGCCGGGTGATCCTGCTGCTGTCGTTGCTCGAACTGCTGGAGGGCAGCAACGACCGCCAGCGGCTCGCGAGCCCGGCGTTCAAGCCCGACCCCAAGGCCTTCATGTCGCACGCCATCAACAACGTGCTGGCGCATATTGCGGCCAACCTGGGCGACGACCTGCGCGAGCCGATGCTGGCCGAGCTGGTGGGCCAGAGCCCGAGCGCCTTCTCGCGCTCGTTCCGCAAGCACACGGGCCAGTCATTCGTGCGCTATGTGAACCGCCTGCGCATCAGCCGCGCCTGCGAGCTGCTCACCAGCAGCGAAAAACCGGTGCTCGACGTCTGCATGGACGTGGGCTTCAACAACGTGTCGAACTTCAACCGCCAGTTCCTGCTGCACAAGCGCATGCCGCCGACGAAGTTCCGCAGTTTCCATCGCATGCAGGCCGCGGCCTCGCGTGCCGCAAATCCGCCGTAG
- a CDS encoding acyl-CoA-binding protein — translation MSDLNAQFEAAQANSKLLAERPDNPTLLKIYGLFKQATEGDNTAKKPSFSDIVARAKWDAWTAQKGLSADEAKQKYIDLIESLRG, via the coding sequence ATGTCCGACCTCAACGCCCAATTCGAAGCCGCCCAGGCCAACTCCAAGCTGCTGGCCGAGCGCCCCGACAACCCGACGCTGCTCAAGATCTACGGCCTTTTCAAGCAGGCCACCGAAGGCGACAACACCGCCAAGAAGCCGAGCTTCAGCGACATCGTGGCCCGCGCCAAGTGGGATGCGTGGACCGCGCAAAAGGGCTTGAGCGCCGATGAGGCCAAGCAGAAGTACATCGATCTGATCGAGTCGCTGCGCGGCTGA
- a CDS encoding FGGY-family carbohydrate kinase, translated as MKYVIGVDIGTQSTKCLLVGIDGRVLSQSSVAYQPETPKPLWAQQDCEVWFDAVCESVRACVAKSGIAPAEIAAMCVSSLYGGAGIPVDEAMQPLHPCLIWMDRRATAEVDAVNATVDVARLQAITGNGIDSYYGFTKMLWIREHLPEVWAKTRYFLPPNSYVNWRLTGELAVDHSSAGNIGGVYDAAQRSWSEEALDMLGIPARMMPPRLVESSDVVGGLSAEWAAKLGLAEGMPLMTGGVDAAVATFCAGVTGSGDHVAMIGTSMCWGFVSPTVDARHKLITMPHVYRGADRSYVFGGAITAGAAVTWFRETFCQAEVAEAARTGEDAHAVIEREAVDVPPGAEGLVFLPYMMGERSPIWDAQAKGAFIGLSLAHSRAHLYRAVLEGVSFALQHNIESGRQSGQPLDDRLIVVGGAAHSDLWMQIVADITGYPVFTIEEEVEAAVGAAMLAALGAGLVDAAVAERGWVTLVERARPQPEVQAIYRRRFDIYKSLYPALRDAMHGLK; from the coding sequence ATGAAGTACGTGATCGGTGTCGACATCGGCACGCAGAGCACCAAGTGCCTGCTGGTGGGTATCGACGGCAGGGTGCTTTCGCAAAGCAGCGTGGCCTACCAGCCGGAGACGCCGAAGCCGCTGTGGGCGCAGCAAGACTGCGAAGTGTGGTTCGATGCAGTGTGTGAGAGCGTGCGCGCCTGCGTCGCGAAGAGCGGCATCGCGCCAGCCGAGATTGCCGCCATGTGCGTGAGCAGCCTCTACGGCGGCGCGGGCATCCCGGTCGACGAGGCGATGCAGCCGCTGCATCCGTGCCTGATCTGGATGGACCGCCGCGCCACGGCAGAAGTCGATGCGGTGAACGCGACCGTCGATGTGGCGCGGCTGCAAGCCATTACCGGCAACGGCATCGACAGCTACTACGGCTTCACCAAGATGCTGTGGATTCGCGAGCACCTGCCCGAGGTATGGGCGAAAACACGGTACTTCCTGCCGCCCAACAGCTATGTCAATTGGCGGCTCACCGGAGAGCTCGCGGTCGACCACAGCTCGGCCGGCAACATCGGCGGCGTGTACGACGCGGCGCAGCGCAGCTGGTCGGAAGAAGCGCTCGACATGCTCGGCATTCCGGCGCGCATGATGCCGCCGCGCCTGGTCGAATCGAGCGACGTGGTCGGCGGGCTGAGCGCCGAATGGGCCGCCAAGCTGGGCCTTGCCGAAGGCATGCCGCTCATGACCGGCGGCGTGGATGCAGCCGTGGCCACGTTCTGTGCCGGCGTGACCGGCAGCGGCGACCACGTCGCGATGATCGGCACCAGCATGTGCTGGGGCTTCGTGAGCCCCACGGTGGATGCGCGCCACAAGCTCATCACCATGCCTCATGTGTACCGGGGCGCAGACCGCAGCTATGTGTTTGGTGGTGCCATCACGGCAGGTGCGGCCGTCACCTGGTTTCGCGAGACCTTCTGCCAAGCCGAAGTGGCCGAGGCCGCACGTACCGGCGAAGATGCGCATGCAGTCATCGAACGCGAGGCGGTCGACGTGCCGCCCGGCGCGGAAGGCCTGGTCTTCCTGCCCTACATGATGGGCGAACGCAGCCCCATCTGGGATGCGCAAGCCAAGGGCGCGTTCATCGGCCTCTCGCTCGCGCACAGCCGCGCGCACCTGTACCGCGCGGTGCTCGAAGGCGTGAGCTTCGCCCTGCAGCACAACATCGAGTCCGGCCGACAAAGCGGACAACCGCTGGACGACCGCCTGATCGTGGTCGGCGGCGCGGCGCATTCGGACCTCTGGATGCAGATCGTCGCGGACATCACGGGCTACCCGGTGTTCACGATCGAGGAAGAAGTCGAGGCGGCCGTCGGCGCTGCAATGCTCGCCGCGCTTGGTGCGGGGCTGGTGGATGCCGCGGTTGCAGAGCGCGGGTGGGTCACGCTGGTGGAACGCGCGCGGCCGCAACCTGAAGTGCAGGCGATCTATCGCAGGCGCTTCGATATCTACAAATCTCTTTATCCCGCATTGCGTGACGCGATGCATGGGCTGAAATGA
- a CDS encoding CaiB/BaiF CoA transferase family protein encodes MTHTSSSPAESAVAGPLAGLKVVELGQLIAGPFAARTLADFGAEVIKIEPPGAGDPLRTWRLLKDGTSVWWQVQSRNKRSLALDLRQAEAQAIVRQLAAEADVLIENFRPGAMEGWGLGPDELLAANPALVMLRISGYGQTGPYRDRPGFGVVAEAMGGLRHLTGEPGRVPVRVGVSIGDTLASLHGVIGVLMAMQHRHATVSAEYPKGRGQVVDVALYEAVFNCMESLLPEYSAFGAVREAAGSALPGIAPTNAYRCADGGYAIVAGNGDGIFRRLMECIGRPDLAADPALAGNAGRVAQVEMLDAAIGDWAAQRTVDEVLAALDAAHVPAGRIYTVADIAADPHYAARGMLQQVRMADGSTLAVPGFVPKLSLTPAGHRHNAPALGADTDAVLKEIGLTAEQIAALHERGIVG; translated from the coding sequence ATGACCCACACGTCTTCTTCGCCCGCCGAGTCAGCAGTTGCCGGTCCCCTGGCCGGCCTCAAGGTCGTCGAACTCGGGCAACTCATCGCCGGGCCTTTCGCGGCACGCACATTGGCCGACTTCGGGGCCGAGGTCATCAAGATCGAACCACCCGGCGCGGGCGATCCGCTGCGCACGTGGCGGCTGTTGAAAGACGGCACCTCGGTCTGGTGGCAGGTGCAGTCGCGCAACAAGCGCTCGCTCGCGCTCGACTTGCGCCAGGCCGAGGCACAGGCCATCGTGCGGCAGCTGGCCGCCGAGGCCGACGTGCTGATCGAGAACTTCCGCCCCGGCGCAATGGAAGGCTGGGGCCTGGGGCCCGACGAGCTCCTGGCCGCGAACCCTGCGCTCGTGATGCTGCGCATCAGCGGCTACGGCCAGACCGGCCCCTACCGCGACCGCCCCGGTTTCGGCGTGGTGGCCGAGGCCATGGGCGGGCTGCGCCACCTCACGGGCGAACCGGGGCGCGTGCCGGTGCGGGTGGGCGTTTCAATCGGCGACACGCTGGCTTCATTGCACGGCGTGATCGGCGTGCTCATGGCCATGCAGCACCGCCACGCCACGGTGAGCGCCGAATATCCCAAAGGCAGGGGGCAAGTGGTGGACGTGGCGCTGTATGAGGCCGTCTTCAACTGCATGGAAAGCCTGCTGCCCGAATACAGCGCGTTCGGTGCGGTGCGCGAGGCGGCCGGCAGCGCGCTGCCCGGCATTGCGCCCACCAACGCCTACCGCTGCGCCGACGGCGGCTATGCCATCGTGGCGGGCAACGGCGACGGCATCTTCCGCCGGCTGATGGAATGCATCGGCCGGCCCGACCTTGCCGCCGATCCGGCGCTGGCCGGCAACGCCGGCAGGGTGGCGCAGGTGGAAATGCTCGATGCCGCCATCGGCGACTGGGCCGCGCAGCGCACGGTGGACGAGGTGCTTGCCGCCCTCGATGCGGCGCACGTGCCTGCGGGCCGCATCTACACCGTTGCCGACATTGCGGCCGACCCGCACTACGCCGCGCGCGGCATGCTGCAGCAGGTGCGCATGGCGGACGGCAGCACGCTCGCCGTGCCGGGCTTCGTGCCCAAGCTCTCGCTCACGCCGGCCGGCCACCGGCACAACGCGCCTGCGCTCGGCGCGGACACCGATGCCGTGCTGAAGGAGATCGGGCTTACCGCAGAGCAGATCGCCGCGCTCCACGAACGCGGCATCGTCGGCTGA
- a CDS encoding ABC transporter permease — MNATAIHPTPPTPDGGLFTQLRRSTAFLPLVGLVAISVFMIVATDNFLSWGNLQNIALQSSINAIIAVGMTAAILTGGIDLSVGAVVALSGTLASGMMVQFGLPPMLAVPLGLAVGAVIGLFNGYCVAYLRMPPIIVTLATMGIARGIALIYTGGYPIDGLPESFAFLGGGVLAGIKVPILIMLATYLVAYVLLNMAPFGRYVYAIGGNEEATRLSGVRVSRYKLLVYALSGFTAAVAGIVQAARVTSGQPGVGVGFELDAIAAVVMGGTSIAGGRGAIVGTLVGALLLGVLNNGLNMIGVSPYLQLIIKGGIVLLAIFISREAKR, encoded by the coding sequence ATGAATGCAACCGCCATCCACCCTACACCGCCCACGCCCGACGGCGGATTGTTCACGCAGCTGCGCCGCTCGACCGCTTTTCTTCCACTGGTCGGCCTGGTCGCGATCTCGGTCTTCATGATCGTTGCGACCGACAACTTTCTCTCGTGGGGCAACCTGCAGAACATCGCGCTGCAATCGTCGATCAACGCGATCATCGCGGTGGGCATGACCGCCGCCATCCTCACCGGCGGCATCGATCTCTCGGTGGGTGCGGTGGTGGCGCTCTCAGGCACGCTGGCCTCGGGAATGATGGTGCAGTTCGGGCTGCCGCCGATGCTTGCGGTGCCGCTCGGGCTGGCCGTGGGCGCGGTGATCGGCCTCTTCAACGGCTACTGCGTGGCTTACCTTCGCATGCCGCCGATCATCGTGACGTTGGCCACGATGGGCATTGCGCGAGGCATTGCGCTGATCTACACCGGCGGCTATCCGATCGACGGATTGCCGGAGTCGTTCGCCTTTCTGGGCGGCGGCGTGCTGGCGGGCATCAAGGTGCCGATCCTCATCATGCTGGCCACCTACCTGGTTGCCTATGTGCTGCTCAACATGGCGCCGTTCGGCCGCTATGTGTATGCCATCGGCGGCAATGAGGAAGCGACGCGGCTCTCGGGCGTGCGCGTGTCGCGCTACAAGCTGCTGGTGTATGCGCTGAGCGGTTTCACCGCAGCCGTGGCCGGCATCGTGCAGGCGGCGCGCGTCACGAGCGGGCAGCCCGGCGTGGGCGTGGGCTTCGAGCTCGACGCCATTGCGGCGGTGGTGATGGGCGGCACTTCCATTGCCGGCGGGCGCGGCGCCATCGTGGGCACGCTGGTCGGTGCGCTCTTGCTGGGCGTGCTGAACAACGGTCTCAACATGATCGGCGTGTCGCCGTACCTGCAACTGATCATCAAGGGCGGCATTGTCTTGCTCGCGATCTTCATCAGCCGGGAAGCCAAGCGCTGA
- a CDS encoding phasin family protein → MATQDDETGNNKGSDRIKDSAQQIWLAGLGAFAKMQQEGSKAFEALVKDGAGMQKKTQAAAEETLAQAQTRMAGFASEFGTKAAGQWGKLENIFEERVARALEKLGLPSAADYAALQARVAALEAELQRGGNKPAPAAAPARASRKTAGRSAAPAAATKKTVRRSTKAG, encoded by the coding sequence ATGGCTACCCAGGACGACGAAACCGGCAACAACAAGGGCTCCGACCGCATCAAGGATTCCGCCCAGCAGATCTGGCTGGCGGGGCTCGGCGCCTTTGCCAAGATGCAGCAGGAAGGCAGCAAGGCTTTCGAGGCGCTGGTGAAAGACGGTGCCGGCATGCAGAAGAAAACCCAGGCCGCCGCCGAGGAAACGCTTGCTCAGGCGCAGACGCGCATGGCCGGCTTTGCGAGCGAATTCGGCACCAAGGCCGCGGGGCAGTGGGGCAAGCTCGAAAACATCTTTGAAGAGCGCGTGGCGCGCGCCCTCGAAAAGCTCGGCTTGCCTTCGGCCGCCGATTACGCTGCGCTGCAAGCCCGCGTGGCGGCACTCGAAGCCGAACTGCAACGCGGCGGGAACAAGCCGGCACCCGCCGCTGCCCCCGCACGGGCGAGCCGCAAGACGGCCGGCCGCAGTGCGGCGCCCGCAGCCGCCACAAAGAAGACCGTGCGGCGCAGCACCAAGGCCGGCTAG
- a CDS encoding ABC transporter substrate-binding protein has protein sequence MKNFLKATAVLAALVCGASAVQAQTPKQPLRIGMTFQELNNPYFVTMKQALEEAAASIGATVVTTDARHDVSKQIGDVEDMIQKKIDILLLNPTDSTGVQSAVRSAKKAGVIVVAVDANAQGPVDSFVGSKNLDAGRLACEYLAKNIGEKGDVAILDGIPVVPILERVKGCREALAKYPGIKVVSTQNGKQERATALTVTENILQANKDLKGIFSVNDGGSMGALAAIEASGKDVKLASVDGAPEAIKAMQKPNSKFIATTAQYPRDQIRLAVGIALAKKWGANVPAAVPVDVKLIDAEGAKTFSW, from the coding sequence ATGAAGAACTTTCTCAAAGCCACCGCCGTCCTTGCCGCGCTGGTCTGCGGCGCCTCTGCCGTGCAGGCGCAAACGCCAAAGCAGCCGCTGCGCATCGGCATGACTTTCCAGGAGCTGAACAACCCCTACTTCGTGACGATGAAGCAGGCGCTCGAAGAAGCCGCGGCCAGCATCGGCGCCACCGTGGTCACCACCGACGCGCGGCATGACGTATCCAAGCAGATCGGCGACGTGGAAGACATGATCCAGAAGAAGATCGACATCCTGCTGCTGAACCCGACCGACTCCACCGGCGTGCAGTCGGCGGTGCGCTCGGCCAAGAAGGCAGGCGTGATCGTGGTGGCGGTGGATGCCAATGCGCAGGGGCCGGTCGATTCGTTCGTGGGTTCGAAGAACCTCGATGCCGGCCGCCTGGCCTGCGAATACCTGGCGAAGAACATCGGCGAGAAAGGCGACGTGGCCATTCTCGACGGCATTCCGGTCGTGCCGATCCTGGAGCGCGTGAAGGGCTGCCGCGAAGCGCTCGCCAAGTACCCCGGCATCAAGGTGGTGAGCACGCAGAACGGCAAGCAGGAGCGCGCCACCGCGCTCACCGTGACCGAGAACATCCTGCAGGCCAACAAGGACCTGAAGGGCATCTTCAGCGTGAACGACGGCGGCTCGATGGGCGCGCTCGCCGCCATCGAAGCCAGCGGCAAGGACGTGAAGCTCGCGAGCGTGGACGGAGCACCCGAAGCCATCAAGGCCATGCAGAAGCCCAACTCGAAGTTCATTGCCACCACTGCGCAATACCCGCGCGACCAGATTCGCCTGGCCGTCGGCATTGCGCTGGCCAAGAAGTGGGGCGCGAACGTGCCGGCCGCGGTGCCGGTGGACGTGAAGCTGATCGACGCCGAAGGCGCGAAGACCTTCAGCTGGTAA